The DNA region CCGCATGGCTCAGCGCCACTGAAGCCAGCCTCTTCAAGGTGAGGTCGTTATCGATATTGCCTTCCTTAATAATACCGCAATGGCCGTGGGACGTGTACTCGCATAGGCAAACGTCCCCCACCAGGTACGCCTCCGGGTACCGGTCCCGGAGAAGCCTCAGGGCCCGTTGGACCGGCTGGTCAAGTCGGTCCGCGGACGTTCCGTCCGGGTCCTTGTAGGAGGGGATGCCGAACAGCAGGAAGCATCGGACACCCGCTTCCATAGCTTCTTCCACCGGCTTCCCCAGCCGATCTACGCTCCATCGCTGAACCCCCGGCATGGAGGACACCGGCTCCTCCACGGATTCGCCGGGCACCACAAAGAGGGGAAGCACCAGGTTGGAGGGGGTGATCACCGTTTCCATGAGGGCCTGGCGGATGGTGGGGTAGAGTCTGTTGCGCCGGCACCTCGATTGAGGGAAGGAGCCCGTCATCCTACATCATCCCCTTTAAGGCCCTGAAGGCCTCGGCGAAGGCCCGTCCAGTTTGCTCCAGGTCCTCCGTCCCGTGGGCCAGAGATACGAAGAAGGTCTCGAAGGCGCTGGGGGGCAGGTATACCCCCTGGTCCAACATGAGGTGGAACAGCCTGGGATACAGGTCCACCCGGGTGGCCTTAACCTCCTCCAGGTTCCGGGGAACCGGGCCCAGGAAGAGCCCAAGGGCGGATCCCAGCCGGGTTACCGACCCGGGGATTCCTGCGGACCGGGCGGCCTCCAGTATGGCCCCCTCCAGATAGGCCCCCTTCTCCTCCAGCTCGACGTAAGCTCGGTCCGTGAGGCACCTTAGGGTGGCGATGCCGCAGGCCATGGCCACCGGATTACCCGACAGGGTCCCCGCCTGGTAGACCGGCCCCAGGGGGGACAGGTGCTCCATCACGTCCCTCCGGCCCCCGAAGGCCCCCACCGGCATGCCGCCCCCTATCACCTTGCCGAGGCACGTGATGTCCGGCCGGATCCCCAGAAGGCCCTGCACGCCCCCCTGGGGCACCCGGAAGCCGGTTATCACCTCGTCGAAGATCAGAAGCGCCCCATCCTCCAAGGTCACCTCCCGGAGCCCCTCAAGGAACCCCTCCACCGGGGGCACCAGCCCCATGTTGCCCCCCCAGGGCTCCACCAGGACCCCCGCTATCTGCCCCCCGAAACGACGGAACGCCTCCCGGGCGGCGGAGATGTCGTTGTAGGGGAGCACCAGCGTCTGGGCCCCGCAGGCCCGGGTGACCCCCGGGGACGAGGGGGTGCCGAAGGTGAGGGCCCCGCTACCGGCGGACACCAGAAGGGAGTCCCCGTGGCCGTGGTAGCAGCCTGCGAACTTGACGATCAGATCCCTGCGGGTGAAACCCCGGGCGAGCCGCACCGCCCCCATGACCGCCTCGGTGCCGGAGGAGGTGAACCGGATCAGGTCCATGGAGGGGAACTTGGCCTTGATCATCTCCGCCAGATCTGCCTCCAGCGGAGAGCAGGCCCCGAATGTGAGCGCCGCATCCACCGCCCGGTGCACCGCCTCCAGGACCTCCGGATGCCCGTGACCTAAGATCATGGGCCCCCAGCTCATCACGTGATCCACGTAGCGGTTGCCCTCCACGTCGTAAAGGTGACATCCCCTGGCACGCTCAAAGAACCTGGGCGTCCCACCCACCGCCCCGAAGGCCCGAACCGGGCTGTTGACCCCCCCGACCAAGCTCCGCTGGGCACGCTCGAAACACTCCAGATTGCTCTTGCCGGACGACATCATCAAGAATCATCCCCTTCCACGATGCTTAGGGGGATGCTCGCTCCCCCTTATCTCCAACAGGGCCGATACCAGACCATCAAGGTCCTGGGAGGCCATGACGACCCCCCGGCGGCGGAAGAGCTCCCCACACCGCTTGGCGCACTCCTCACCCCACGCCACCGGCACCGCCCCGGCGGGAAGGGGGCCGAACTCATCCGCAAAGGCCTCCGCCAGGGCGGCGCTGCCGAACACCACCGCATGGGGCCTCGTGTCCTGCCAGTGCTCCAGTATCAGCTCCCGCCAGGGCAGACCACGGGGGACCATCTCGTAAATGGGCAGCTCCAAAGCCAGGGCACCAGCCCGGCGGACCGCCTCCACCGGCAGGGGGGAGCACCGCCGGTTCCGAAGGAACAGGATCCTCTCCCCGGGGCGCACGCAGGACACCAAAAGCTCCGCCAAGGACCGGCTGTCCGCCCGCTCCGGCATAAGGTCCACCCCTATGCCCATCTCCTCCAGGGACCTGCGGGTCCCCTCTCCGATGGCCACGGTCCGGCACCGGAGGAGCCTAAGGTCCATCACCAGGTCCCTGAAGACCTTGGGCCCCCTTGGGCTGGTGAAGACCACCGTGTCCGCCCCCTCCAGGGATGCAAGCAGCTCCTCCCGGGAGGCGGTGGGCCTCACCTCCAGCAACGGGAGGGTGAACGCATCCGCCCCCAGGGCCTCCAGCCGCCGGGCGGTCTGGTACCCCTCCGGCATGGGCCGGCAGACCGCCACGGTGAGCCCCTTGAGTGGCAGCTCCGCGGGGGTGAGCCTCACTCGGGCGGAACCACCGATCATCACCACCGATGGGCTCCGGACCTGGGACGCCCAGCCCCCTCGGGCCCCCTCCCCGGCGGTGCCCCCCACGACGTAGCTCCTGCCCCAGCCCCCCCAGGTCACCGCCACGCACGGCTCGTTCTCCGGAAGCCCCAGGGATATTAGGCGCCCCAGGTTCTCTGGCAGGTTCGATGCGGACATGTACAGCACCCGGCTTCCATCGAACCGGGCCAGGGACCCCCAGTAGGACTCGGAGGGGGCCTCCAGGTGGCCGGTGGCAAGGCACACCGCCGATGCGGCCCCCCGGTGGGTAACCGGGATCCCCTCCTTCAGCAGGCCCCCCAGGGCGGCGGTCACCCCCGGGACCGCCCGCCAGGGTATCCCGTGACGGTCCAGCTCCTGGGCCTCCTCGCCCCCCCGGCCGAACACGAAGGGGTCCCCCCCCTTGAGGCGCACCACGTGGGGGTGGTCCGCCGCCAGCTCCACCAGCAGGCGGTTTATCTCCTCCTGGGACATGGTGTGGTCCGAGCCCCGCTTCCCCGCCTGGATGAACAGGGCCCCGGGGGGGCAGAGGAGAAGCAGGTCCGGGTGGATCAGCCGGTCGTAGACCACCGCCGATGCGGACCCCAGGGCCTCCGCCCCCTCCTGGGTTAGCCACCGGGGGGAGGCACAGCCGCCCCCTGTCAGCCATATCATGGGCCGCACACCTCCCGGGCGGCGGACCCGGCGGAGAGGACCTCCGGCGATCCGGAGATCTCCCTGAACGCCGCCTCCCCCAGGGCGTATGCGTCCTCCTCCCCCCAGGGTACGCAGGACACCTCCGCCTCCGCGGCGGAGGTGCCGTTGGGGGAGAGTACCTGAACCTTGAGGGTCAGGGTGTCCCGGTCCATCACCGCCGAGGCGGCCACCGGGGCGGAGCAGCCCATCCCGAAGGCCTTCAGGAACGACCGCTCCGCCAGCACCTCCAGCCAGGTGGACCGATGGGTCAGCCGGGCCCCCAGGAGGTGTAGCTCCGATCCCTCCCGGGCCTCCAGCGCCACCGCCCCCTGGCCGGGGGAGGTGATGAAGGGAAGTTCCGCCATGGGGGCCCTTATCCCAAGCCGCTCCAGCCCCGCCCGGGCCAGCACGATCCCGTGAAAGAGCCCCTGCTCCAGCTTCCTCAGCCGGGAGTGCACGTTGCCCCGGCAACACTCCACGTTCAGATCCCCCCTTAGCATCCTCACCTGGGCTGCCCTCCGGATGCTGGAGGTGCCGATCACCGCCCCGGAAGGCAGCTCCTCCAGGCTCAGCCCCTCCCGGGTCACCAGCACGTCCCCCCTGGGCCCCCGCTCCAGCACGCCGGCTATCACCAGCCCATCCGGCTGCACTGAGGGCACGTCCTTTAGGCTGTGCACCGCCCCGTGGCCCTGCCCCGACAGGAGTCGGTCCTCCAGGGCCTTCACGAAGGCCCCGAAGCCTCCGAAGCAGGCCAGGTGACGGCGACGGTCCCGGTCCCCGTGGGTGCTCACGTCCAGCAGCCTCACCGAGTGCCCAAGGGACTCTATCCTGTCCTTCCACATCCTGGCCTGGGCCATGGCCAGGGGGCTGGAGCGGGTCAACAGATCGAACCGGGTCATCGCCTGAGCCTCTTCCCCTCCAGGAAGGCCCGGATCAGGCCCTTGAGCTTCGCCGCCCCGGCGGGGTCCGTGCCGCCGCTGGAGATCCCAACCCGGAAGTTGCCGTGGCTCCACTGGGCCGCCAGCGCGAAGTCCCCCATATCAGGAAGGGAGCAGCAGCACACCAGACACCGGGTCCCCTCCCGCATCCTGAGGGCCTCCAACGTGGCCTCCGGCGGCAGGGCCAGAACAGCGAAGCGGAAGCGCTCGAAGTCCCCCCTCTGGACCCCTCTCTCCTCGGCGGTCACTATGTCCTTGCCGATCAGCTCCCGAAGCTCCGGACAGAACTCCAGGGACACCAACGTCACCGACGCCCCCCCGTCCAGGAGGCTACAGGTCTTCCTGTATCCCACGGGACCGCCCCCAACCACCAGAATGGGCTCGTCCCTCCTCAAGGCCACCATGGGGCCGAAACTCATACCGCTATCCCTCCGGTCTTGGAGCCCCCTCCCAGGATCTCCGGGAATCGGCCCAGCATCTCCTCCCAAACCACCAGCGCCGCCTCCGACGCCGCCTCCTCCATCGCCGCCAGCTCCTGCCGGTAGGACCGTAGGGCCCCACGGCTGGCCTCCGCTATCTCCCCGATGCCCACGTACCTATAGCCCTCCCCGGGGCCGCACTGGGGAGGGCTGCCCAGGTCCACCACCCAGATCCCGCTACCCCGCAGATCCTTGGGCTCCACAACGAACCGGTCCGCCCCGGTGCAGAGGAATAGCCCCTGGATGCCTCGAAGGGCCCCGCCGGAGAGGAACTCCCCCCAGCCCACCCATGGAAGCCCCGGCGGGGGAGGGGAGGAGCGGGAGGTGCAGGTGACGTGACAACCCAAGTAGGATAGCACCTTGGCGGCCTCCCGTCCCATCTCACCCATGCCCGCCACCAGGACCCGCAGTCGGGGAAAGCCTGGGTGATCCTTGAGTGCCGAGGCGGCCAGGTAGGGGATGGAGGGGGCCCGGCCGGGGTGCTTGGTCCCCCTTATCAGCCGGGCGGCCCGGAAGCTGCGCTGGAAGAGCCGGTGGAGCACCGGACCGCAGGAGGCATGTTGCTCCCGGTAGCACCGCTTCACCTGGTTAACTATGTGGAACTCACCGACCGCGAAGCTCTCGAGCCCCAGGAGCACTCGGATCAGGTGCATCGCCGCCTTGGGGCCCGTGAACTCCGCCCCGTCCGGATTTTCGCATAGGGCGTACCACTCGTCCCTCCAGCAGGTCTTGAGGTTCAGCGCCTCCAGGGCCCCATCGGGCCTCCTGGGCCATACCCCCAGCGCAAGGGGCCCGGTCACCGGCTCCACCCCCACCAGAGGAGAACCAGGCCGATCGACAGGGCCTCGAAGAGGAGCAGGGTACCCAGGTGCCAGATCCCAAGGGGACGAAGCACCTCCCCGGGGAAGATCCCAACCCAGTAGCCCACGTTCTGTCTAAGCACCCGGGTGAAGGTGCCCAGGGCGTTGCCCATGAGTAGCGCCAGGAGGGCCCCGGGCAGGGACAGGGAGCCCGCCTCCAGCGCCCCCTTGGCGGAGGCCAGCGAGGCGGTGCTGTGGGCCAGGGCGGAGGTGACCACCGTGAGGCCCGAGGGGGATACGAGCCATCTGAGGTTGTCCAGGGCCCAGGCCTCCACCGCCGGCATGGCCCAGTAGGTTACCCCAAAGAAGATCCAGGCCAGGGGAAGGGACCTGAGGCCCTGACGGAGGAACCGTCCCTCCGACGCCGTGGCGGTCCTGCCCTCCGCTGGGTCATCAACCGCCGGCGAGCTGCCCCCGGAGCCCCGGCGCCGCAGCAGGTGAAGGCACAGGAGGAACCGGGCGGCGCTCCGGAAGATCAACACCGATGAGTAGAGTACCCCCAGGGGCCCCGCCAGGGCGGCCGCCATGGGGGCGGTGACCAGCCAGCGCTTCACGTAGGCGGGGAACGCCAGGCACAGGGTGCCGAACACCGCGTCCTCCTGGGTTATCTCCCCCCTGGAGTGGGCGGAGGCCAGCATCGCGGCCCCAACCCGGGGGCTTGCCACCGAAACGGTCATGGCGCTGATGGCCTGGGGGTTCACCTTCAGGCGGCGAACCAGCCTCTCCACCGGCCGGAAGACCCGGTCCGTGACCCGGTACCTCACCATCAGCTCCCCCGCCAGGGCCCCCGCTATCAGGCTCAACGTTAGCCTCGCCTCCCCGATCAGAAGCCCCCTCAGCGCCAAAGGAGCATCACCGCCAGGTAGTCATCGGTGGGCTCCAGGGCCTCCTGCCCCTCCACCCACCTCTCCCCCTCTAGCCCCACCCGGTGGACCCGGACCACCCGTTCCCAGGGACCCGAGGAGGTCACCACCTCCCCAAGGCGGTCCTTCAGGGCCGATGGCTTGTAGAGGGCGGCGCTGTCGCAGGCCCTGAGGGCCTCCAGAACCCTCTCCGGACCCGCCGATCCGGGGATCACCGATAAGACCTGGTTCCGCATGGCCATGAAGCTCGATAGCAGCGAAGCCGCCGCGGAATGGGCCGATATGCCCGGCACCAGCCGGAGCTCCACCTCCTCCCCCAGGGCCTCCAGCCCCCGCTTAAGGCTCAGCACCGTGGAGTAGAGGGCCGAGTCGCCTATGACCGGCATGGCCAGAGTCGACCTGCCCCCCCAGCTGGGGGAGGTGGACCTGAGGGCCTCGGTGACGGAGCTCATCAGCTCCCCGTCGTCCCCCGTCATAGGGAAGATGACCGGCACGGTGACCAGCCCCGGCACCAGGTCCCGGGCCAGATCCCCCGCCACGCTCCGCCTCCCCCGGCCGGACAGGGGCTCGAACACCACCTCCGCCTCCTTTAGAACTTCAACCGCCCTCAGGGTGACCAAACCCCGGTCACCGGGCCCCATGCCAACCCCGTACAGTATCAAACCCAAGACCTCCCAACTTTACGAATCCAATCCCCTGCCGGACCATCAGCGGCCCAGCATGGCCCTGACCCTCTCGAGCGCCTCCGCCATCTCCAGCCCCTCGAACCGGGGGGGGACCAGGAGCACCAGGGGGATCCCCATCTCCATGCACGCCCGGCGCTTACCCTCCAGCCCCGAAGGATCCCCGCTGGCCTTGGCGGCGCAGGCTCGGGCCCCCGCGTCCTCCATAATGGCCCGGTCGCTGACCGCCCCCAGGGACCCCCAGGAGCAGAGGATCTCCCGGCCGGAGAGCCCCGCCGAAAGGGCACCCCGGAGGCTATCCTCCGTGGGCAGCACCCGAGCCAGGACCCGCCTGCCCGCCCCCTTGAGGGGGCCTGCCACCTCCACAAGCCCCTTGACCCCGAAGGTGAGGAACACCAGGTCCCCCGGACCGGTGCGGGATATCAGCGCCTCCGCCATCTCCCCGTAGCTGCCCACCCTTACCGCCTCCGTGGGGATCCGGATGGGACGGCTCAGCCGGACCAGGGGGATCGACAGGGCCCCGCAGGCCCCGTCCAGGTGCCCCTTCACCTCCGACGCGAAGGGGTGGGTGGCGTCCAGCACCGCCCGGAGGCCCCTTCGGCTCAGCTCCCGGAGGCGATCCTCCCAGCCCATCCGGTCCAGGGGCCCCACCAGCGCCGCAGCCCCCGGGGGCACCACCGACAGCCCGGTCCCGTAGGCCACCGAGACCCCAACCCGAAGACCCAGCTCGAGCAGCTCCCGGGCCGCCTCATATCCATCGGAGGTGCCCCCCGCCACCAGCACGTCCAACTCCGGCATCTCCCGGTGGGACCCCTCGCTGGAGTAGCCCCGAAGGTCCCGCCACTGGCCCTGGGGGGTCCTCTCGCAGCCCCTGCCGGGCACGATTATCATGCTCCTCATTGTCACCAGGTCCTTGGTCAGCTCCTCCACCGCAACCTCCCGCACCTCCTCCCCGGGCCGGGAGATGTCGGTGCAGACCAGGGCCCGCCTGCCCCGGAACGCCCTCCGGACCGCCTCCAGCTTCTCCTCCCTGCCCCGGGAGACCGGGTTGTAGATCCCCGCCGAGAGCCCACCACCAGCGGCGGACTCCAGGGCCTCCCGCACCCGGTCCCAGTCCTGGAGGTAGTCCGACAGGGAGAGGAGGCTGAGGCCGTTGGTGTAGTAGGGTCCCACGGCCCTCGCCGCCCCCTGGGCGGCGCTAAGCCCCGGAACGATGCGAAAGCTCACCCGCCCTTCCGCGTGCCGTTGCGCCAGGGCCCCGAGGCCGAAGAGCACCGGGTCCCCGCCGCACACCAGCGCCACCCGATACCCCGCCTCCGCCAGCTCCACCGCCCGGACCACCCGGTCCTCCTCCTGACCCATCCGGTAGGACTCCAGCCGCTTGGCGCCCCGGATGTGGGAGGGCACCAGGTCCACGTAGAGGGAGTAGCCCACGATCACGTCGCACCCCTCCAGCTCCTCCAGGGCCTCCACGGTCATGAGCCGGGGATCACCGGGGCCTATCCCCACCACCGACAGGGAACCCGCAAACGGCGGATCCTCCAGCGCCAGGGCGGCGGTGATCCCCCCAAGCACCATGCGGCCCCCCAACGGCCGGCCCATCAGGGCCGCGCAGGGCTCCGACACCCCGGGTAGCCCCAGGTGACGCTCCGCCGCCGAGGGGGAGAATGGCCCCTCAGCTCCTAGGATCTCCCCCTGGCGGAAGAAGCGGACCTCCGCCCCCAGGGACCCTGCGGCCTCCATCAGGGACCTGGAGCCCTCCTTGCCCTCCCAGGTGCCCAGGCGCCTTAGCGCCTCCGGGAGGAAGGGCCCCTCCGGGTGGGACCTCAACGCATCGAGGACGCCGGATCGGATCTCCTCCCCGGCGGCGTCCCTCCGGAACCCCACCCCAACCGAGATGGCCCGGGGCACCAGAACCAGCCGATCCTCCAGCCCCAGGTCCCTCACGGTGTAGAGCACCTGGGCCTCCTCGGGGGTTCCTGCCTCCACCGCCCCGTGGGGCAGGGGAGGGTGGGGCAGGAGCGGGTCGCACCACCAGCGGAGCTCCCCCCGGTCCAGGAGCCCCCTTATCAGCCCCGGCAGGAGGCGCTTGTTGAGGAGCCGGAGGTCGTGCCGCCGGGCCCATCGGTCCGGGGCGGTGATCAGCCGCCGGTCCGTGGCGGTGCTGGGGATCCACCTGGCGCCGGTCCGGGAGGCGATCTCCCAGGCCAGGTCCGATCCGCCCCCCAGATGACCCCCCGCCAGAACCATCACCCACGAGAGGTCCTCCGGGAGGGCCAACACCGCCGGGTCCGATGCCTTGTCGCTCAGCAGATGCGCCATGGCCCGGATCGCTATGGGCACCGCCCCCACGAACACCAGGGCGTCGTGGCCCCCCCAGGCCATCTCGAACCGGGCCTTGAGGTCCCCTTCCGCCAGCTCCACCGGCACCCTCAGGAGAGATCCGAGCCTCTCGGCCCCCTCCCGGGCCCCCTTGAGGCCCAACACCAGCGCCCTCAATCCTCCGGGGCCCCCTTCCGGTACATGTGGTGGAACGAGGGGTGGTAGAGCAGGCTCCGTCCCTGGGGATCGAGGCACTGCCCCACCACCATCAGCGCGTGCCGGGTGATGCCCCGGGATGCCATGTGCTCCCCCAGGCGATCCAGGGTGGTCCTGCCCATCCGCTGGTCCGGCCAGGTGGCCCGGTAGACCCAGGCGGCGGGGGTGCGGGGGTCCAGCCCCCCCTCGATGCACAGCTCCGATGCCCGCTGGGCCATCTCGGAGGAGAGGAAGATGGCCAGGGTGGCCCCGGTGGAGGCGTAGACCCTCAGGTC from Thermanaerovibrio acidaminovorans DSM 6589 includes:
- the hemL gene encoding glutamate-1-semialdehyde 2,1-aminomutase, which encodes MSSGKSNLECFERAQRSLVGGVNSPVRAFGAVGGTPRFFERARGCHLYDVEGNRYVDHVMSWGPMILGHGHPEVLEAVHRAVDAALTFGACSPLEADLAEMIKAKFPSMDLIRFTSSGTEAVMGAVRLARGFTRRDLIVKFAGCYHGHGDSLLVSAGSGALTFGTPSSPGVTRACGAQTLVLPYNDISAAREAFRRFGGQIAGVLVEPWGGNMGLVPPVEGFLEGLREVTLEDGALLIFDEVITGFRVPQGGVQGLLGIRPDITCLGKVIGGGMPVGAFGGRRDVMEHLSPLGPVYQAGTLSGNPVAMACGIATLRCLTDRAYVELEEKGAYLEGAILEAARSAGIPGSVTRLGSALGLFLGPVPRNLEEVKATRVDLYPRLFHLMLDQGVYLPPSAFETFFVSLAHGTEDLEQTGRAFAEAFRALKGMM
- the cobA gene encoding uroporphyrinogen-III C-methyltransferase — its product is MIWLTGGGCASPRWLTQEGAEALGSASAVVYDRLIHPDLLLLCPPGALFIQAGKRGSDHTMSQEEINRLLVELAADHPHVVRLKGGDPFVFGRGGEEAQELDRHGIPWRAVPGVTAALGGLLKEGIPVTHRGAASAVCLATGHLEAPSESYWGSLARFDGSRVLYMSASNLPENLGRLISLGLPENEPCVAVTWGGWGRSYVVGGTAGEGARGGWASQVRSPSVVMIGGSARVRLTPAELPLKGLTVAVCRPMPEGYQTARRLEALGADAFTLPLLEVRPTASREELLASLEGADTVVFTSPRGPKVFRDLVMDLRLLRCRTVAIGEGTRRSLEEMGIGVDLMPERADSRSLAELLVSCVRPGERILFLRNRRCSPLPVEAVRRAGALALELPIYEMVPRGLPWRELILEHWQDTRPHAVVFGSAALAEAFADEFGPLPAGAVPVAWGEECAKRCGELFRRRGVVMASQDLDGLVSALLEIRGSEHPPKHRGRG
- the hemC gene encoding hydroxymethylbilane synthase codes for the protein MTRFDLLTRSSPLAMAQARMWKDRIESLGHSVRLLDVSTHGDRDRRRHLACFGGFGAFVKALEDRLLSGQGHGAVHSLKDVPSVQPDGLVIAGVLERGPRGDVLVTREGLSLEELPSGAVIGTSSIRRAAQVRMLRGDLNVECCRGNVHSRLRKLEQGLFHGIVLARAGLERLGIRAPMAELPFITSPGQGAVALEAREGSELHLLGARLTHRSTWLEVLAERSFLKAFGMGCSAPVAASAVMDRDTLTLKVQVLSPNGTSAAEAEVSCVPWGEEDAYALGEAAFREISGSPEVLSAGSAAREVCGP
- a CDS encoding precorrin-2 dehydrogenase/sirohydrochlorin ferrochelatase family protein, translating into MSFGPMVALRRDEPILVVGGGPVGYRKTCSLLDGGASVTLVSLEFCPELRELIGKDIVTAEERGVQRGDFERFRFAVLALPPEATLEALRMREGTRCLVCCCSLPDMGDFALAAQWSHGNFRVGISSGGTDPAGAAKLKGLIRAFLEGKRLRR
- a CDS encoding Tetrapyrrole biosynthesis, glutamyl-tRNA reductase codes for the protein MTGPLALGVWPRRPDGALEALNLKTCWRDEWYALCENPDGAEFTGPKAAMHLIRVLLGLESFAVGEFHIVNQVKRCYREQHASCGPVLHRLFQRSFRAARLIRGTKHPGRAPSIPYLAASALKDHPGFPRLRVLVAGMGEMGREAAKVLSYLGCHVTCTSRSSPPPPGLPWVGWGEFLSGGALRGIQGLFLCTGADRFVVEPKDLRGSGIWVVDLGSPPQCGPGEGYRYVGIGEIAEASRGALRSYRQELAAMEEAASEAALVVWEEMLGRFPEILGGGSKTGGIAV
- a CDS encoding precorrin-2 C(20)-methyltransferase, whose translation is MGLILYGVGMGPGDRGLVTLRAVEVLKEAEVVFEPLSGRGRRSVAGDLARDLVPGLVTVPVIFPMTGDDGELMSSVTEALRSTSPSWGGRSTLAMPVIGDSALYSTVLSLKRGLEALGEEVELRLVPGISAHSAAASLLSSFMAMRNQVLSVIPGSAGPERVLEALRACDSAALYKPSALKDRLGEVVTSSGPWERVVRVHRVGLEGERWVEGQEALEPTDDYLAVMLLWR
- a CDS encoding precorrin-6A/cobalt-precorrin-6A reductase encodes the protein MRALVLGLKGAREGAERLGSLLRVPVELAEGDLKARFEMAWGGHDALVFVGAVPIAIRAMAHLLSDKASDPAVLALPEDLSWVMVLAGGHLGGGSDLAWEIASRTGARWIPSTATDRRLITAPDRWARRHDLRLLNKRLLPGLIRGLLDRGELRWWCDPLLPHPPLPHGAVEAGTPEEAQVLYTVRDLGLEDRLVLVPRAISVGVGFRRDAAGEEIRSGVLDALRSHPEGPFLPEALRRLGTWEGKEGSRSLMEAAGSLGAEVRFFRQGEILGAEGPFSPSAAERHLGLPGVSEPCAALMGRPLGGRMVLGGITAALALEDPPFAGSLSVVGIGPGDPRLMTVEALEELEGCDVIVGYSLYVDLVPSHIRGAKRLESYRMGQEEDRVVRAVELAEAGYRVALVCGGDPVLFGLGALAQRHAEGRVSFRIVPGLSAAQGAARAVGPYYTNGLSLLSLSDYLQDWDRVREALESAAGGGLSAGIYNPVSRGREEKLEAVRRAFRGRRALVCTDISRPGEEVREVAVEELTKDLVTMRSMIIVPGRGCERTPQGQWRDLRGYSSEGSHREMPELDVLVAGGTSDGYEAARELLELGLRVGVSVAYGTGLSVVPPGAAALVGPLDRMGWEDRLRELSRRGLRAVLDATHPFASEVKGHLDGACGALSIPLVRLSRPIRIPTEAVRVGSYGEMAEALISRTGPGDLVFLTFGVKGLVEVAGPLKGAGRRVLARVLPTEDSLRGALSAGLSGREILCSWGSLGAVSDRAIMEDAGARACAAKASGDPSGLEGKRRACMEMGIPLVLLVPPRFEGLEMAEALERVRAMLGR